One window of the Syntrophobacterales bacterium genome contains the following:
- a CDS encoding RDD family protein, giving the protein MTNIRYAGFWRRLPAFMIDKAIVYAISLNVSLIALFAVGLGSDIMKLLQSPPEELARGAGALTFLCVFLSLVVDMTYFTWFHGISGQTPGKMLLRLRVIAVSGEPVTTGTAFLRWAGYLISGLFFSIGFLWVAFDRKKQGWHDKIAMTIVVCVDKATTTPSSSLPSLAEPPLSEPPSTKEDNQNETSTAS; this is encoded by the coding sequence ATGACAAATATCCGCTACGCAGGTTTCTGGAGACGACTTCCGGCATTTATGATCGACAAGGCCATTGTCTATGCGATCTCGCTAAATGTTTCACTTATCGCCCTTTTTGCCGTCGGCCTGGGAAGCGACATCATGAAACTCCTCCAGTCTCCCCCGGAAGAGTTAGCACGCGGGGCAGGCGCGCTTACGTTTCTGTGTGTCTTTCTTTCACTTGTCGTTGACATGACCTACTTCACCTGGTTTCACGGAATCAGCGGGCAAACTCCGGGGAAAATGCTCCTTCGCCTCCGCGTCATTGCCGTATCGGGCGAACCAGTAACCACCGGGACAGCATTTCTGCGCTGGGCAGGCTACCTGATTTCGGGGCTTTTTTTCTCGATTGGCTTTTTATGGGTCGCCTTTGACCGCAAGAAACAGGGATGGCACGACAAGATAGCCATGACTATTGTAGTTTGTGTGGATAAAGCCACAACCACGCCCTCTTCTTCCCTCCCCTCCCTTGCGGAACCCCCGCTTTCCGAACCCCCTTCAACCAAGGAAGACAACCAAAATGAAACATCCACTGCTTCCTAA
- the miaA gene encoding tRNA (adenosine(37)-N6)-dimethylallyltransferase MiaA, which yields MVFSEANLNKFKDRHNLLVVLGPTAAGKTKLAVGLARVVGGEIISADSRQVYRGLDIGTGKDLADYTGEGGVIPVHLLDIIDPDEEFSVFAFQKQFVGVFQEISRRGGLPLMAGGTGLYLDSILRGYRMEEVPENKQMRETLLHEDMDSLRARLELLNPHLHNKTDLLERERLLRAIEIALFQHGEAGRHPDFPHLSPFVIGIHPPREELRRQITVRLRERLDAGMIEEVRHLHANGVGWERLAALGLEYRYVALYLRGEIGLSDMTALLNTRIHQFAKRQETWFRKMEKNGVRINWLNRPDVEAALFLMMNEGDD from the coding sequence GTGGTCTTTTCTGAGGCAAATCTCAATAAATTCAAGGATAGGCATAATCTGCTCGTCGTATTGGGGCCAACCGCCGCGGGCAAGACCAAGCTTGCCGTGGGCCTGGCCAGGGTCGTCGGGGGAGAAATTATTTCCGCTGATTCCCGGCAGGTTTATCGCGGACTGGATATAGGAACGGGAAAGGACCTTGCCGACTATACGGGTGAGGGGGGTGTGATTCCGGTTCATCTGCTGGATATCATTGACCCGGATGAAGAGTTCAGCGTCTTTGCCTTCCAGAAACAATTTGTCGGAGTTTTTCAGGAAATCTCCCGGCGCGGCGGCTTGCCGCTCATGGCAGGCGGCACGGGGCTGTATCTTGATTCAATATTGCGCGGATACCGGATGGAGGAGGTGCCTGAAAATAAGCAGATGCGCGAAACACTGCTTCACGAGGACATGGATTCACTGCGCGCGCGTCTGGAGTTGCTCAATCCCCATTTACATAACAAAACGGATCTTCTTGAGAGAGAAAGGCTGTTAAGGGCTATTGAAATCGCGCTTTTTCAGCATGGGGAAGCGGGACGGCATCCGGATTTTCCCCACCTGTCACCCTTTGTGATCGGCATTCATCCCCCAAGGGAGGAACTGCGCCGGCAAATAACTGTCCGTCTCAGGGAGCGTCTCGATGCGGGAATGATCGAAGAGGTGCGCCATCTTCATGCAAACGGCGTAGGCTGGGAACGTCTCGCTGCCCTCGGGCTGGAATATCGCTACGTCGCACTTTATTTGCGGGGAGAAATCGGTCTTTCCGACATGACAGCCCTTCTCAATACCAGAATTCACCAGTTCGCCAAGAGACAGGAAACATGGTTCCGGAAAATGGAAAAAAACGGCGTTCGCATTAACTGGCTCAATCGCCCCGATGTAGAGGCGGCGCTTTTTCTGATGATGAACGAGGGCGATGATTAA
- a CDS encoding cold-shock protein, which translates to MAEGKVKWFNEKKGFGFIENDEGGDVFVHFSAITGDGFKTLYEGQRISFDIEQGKKGPAAVNVKPL; encoded by the coding sequence TTGGCAGAAGGAAAAGTGAAGTGGTTCAACGAAAAGAAGGGGTTTGGCTTTATCGAAAATGACGAGGGCGGGGATGTTTTTGTGCATTTCAGCGCTATAACAGGCGACGGGTTTAAAACCCTTTATGAAGGGCAGAGAATCAGCTTCGACATTGAGCAGGGGAAAAAAGGCCCTGCCGCGGTAAACGTGAAACCGTTATAA